In Cyanobacterium sp. T60_A2020_053, the DNA window TACTTAGTGGATAATTATGAGGCTTGATAAGCTAAGACATACCTATTTGACAATATAGAGTCTTTTATAGCAAAGGATTCAGAACTTTTAAAAAAAAGATTAAATGCGTCTTAGCTTAATCTCATAGTAGTAAATATTTAAGGCTATTTTTGTTTAAACCCCGGCGCCCTCCCCTCTACCATTACAGTTAACTCTTGACCACTACTAAAAGATTTAGCTTTTGACAACTTCACAACTACGAGAAGATTTAGGAGGCAAAGGCAAATCAAAACGAGTATGAAAATCCTTTTGTATCTTAAAACTGAGACGAGGTGATACCTGTTTAATAATCTGAATCAATAAATTATCTCCCGTCTTTTGAATTAAATTATGAGGAAGTTTGTAAATAAATTTAGGAAAACGTACTTTTACTTGCAAATCTAATTGCCAATTAATTCTAGTAAACTCTTTTGATAAATAATCGATACTTTTTTGTTGCCAAACTTCACTGATGCTTTCATCCATTTCAGTTAACTCTATCCCGACAATTTCCATTTGGGAATGATAATTAACCTCATAACCCTCATGGTTAAAATCAGGGTTATGCACAGAATACATGGCATAACGTCCCGAATGAGGAGGTTCTAAAATTACACTCATTTGTGGTTCTACTTCATAACCAAAAGCACCATAACGCCCGATAATCAGAGTATAACCATTATCCCCAAAAGGTTCAGCTTTCATGGGTAAAGCACAGCGCACGAACCACCCCTGATGATCATTAAGATATTCAGTAACCCTTTTCGGCTCACCATACATATCCACACTTCCTCTAAATTGGGTTGAAAAAGCAAACGGTTGAGGTTTTTCCGTAGCAATGGTGTTCAATATTGTTAACACTCCAGACTTGTCAAAAGTTGTTATTCATTATTTTTTCTCTAAGTCTGATCATAACTTAGACAGCCAAAAATCGATCTTCTTTTTATTTTTACAGAATTGTTGCAAAAGATTCTTATTTGATTTATACTATATATAGTAGTTATTAAGAAAGATTAGTAGTAACAAGGTACATTTAAAGGTTGTCAAGCATTGCTAGTAGCTTTAGCTAGAAGGATCATTCTGGTCTTTCCTTTAATGGCAGGTGAAAATTGTTCTTAATGTGTTAAGTTGTTTCCTCAATTTGTTAGAGAGACTTTCTTATTAATTTAAGAAGTCTCTTTTTTATTACTAAATTTTTAAAGCCGTAGTTTTTGTTTTTCCCCTCTTTTGAGGGGTTTTTATTTTCAATAAGTTTTTCAGCAGGATTAATTAGACATCTCCAAAAATTCTAATTTATTGACAGGGATCATTAATAAATTGTTAGTAATTTTTTAAAACAATATTCATATTGATTACTAAAATAATTATTGGAGAAGTCTGTTGTATATATTTTGCTGAAAAGATATTTTGGGTCTTAGTAAGGAAAAGGCAAGAGGATAAAGAGAAGAATCCAAAATAATCACAAATAAAGGACTTCAGCAATAAAATACTTAATCAATTTTGGTTATTTAGGTATCAAAGAACTTACTTAAAAATCCTGAAACTAAAGAGACAATAATAGAACCAAAAAGGGCATCAAAAAAACTCTTAACTTCAAATCCGGGGGTAAAATAGCCTACCAAAGAAAAACAAATAGCATTAACAACAAATAAAAATAATCCTAGGGTGACAATCGTAAATGGTAAAGTGAAAAATACTAAAATTGGTTTAATAATGCTGTTCACAATACCAAATACCCCAGCACCAACCAAAGAGGGAATAATGCCACTGATTTGAATACCCGGTATAATCTGAGCGGTAATTAACATTGAAACCGCAGTGACAAGTAGTGTAACAATAAATTGAGGCATAGTTTTAATTAATTAAAATGTTAATTTGCCTTTTCAATATAGCAATACTTTATAAGTTACAGACGGTAAGTTGTAAGTTACTGGTGTCAGAATAAAAATATCTCAAGTGATGAGTAATATTCATAATACTCAGAAAATCTAAGCAACAATCAACATTTTAGGATTGAGGATTTAGAAATAATTATTTACAAATAGTAGTTGAAAGGCTAAAAGCATTTAATTGGTAGTTTCTATAAGGTTTTAAAAATAACTCAAATTTTTAACTATTGCTTACCATCACCTGATGACTTAAATATAGACTATCTTACCATTATAAACTTAAAACTATTCCCTCTTCTGTTTTGCTATTTTGACCAAAAGACTTTTCAGCAATCCCTAGTTATTTCAGGTTTCTTTGAGTGATAAGATTGAGTAGTTAAAAAAGTTATACTTATTCAGCAAAGATGTCAAATCAAATTACACCGAAATTAATTATTCATGGGGGCGCTGGTAGCTCATTAAAGGGTAAAGGGGGATTAGAAGCGGTGCGTCAATCTCTACATCAAATTGTTGATGAGGTTTACCGAGCATTATTAGTAGGAAAAAGTGCCAATGAAGCGGTAATTTTAGGTTGTCAACGGTTGGAAGATGAGCCAAGATTCAATGCTGGAACTGGATCGGTGTTGCAGTCTGATGGACAAATTCGCATGAGTGCATCTTTAATGGATGGAGAGAAACAGCGTTTTAGTGGTGTTATTAACGTTTCACGGGTAAAAAATCCTATTAATTTAGCTAAAACTTTACAGGAAGAAGAAGATCGGGTTTTGTCCGATTTAGGTAGCACGGAATTATTAAGAGAGTTAAATATCCCGATTTATGATCCGTTAACGGATTTACGGTTACAGGAATGGATGGAGGAAAGAAAAGATAATTTCAGTCGCAAAATGGCTGGGGTGGTGGCGGAAGGGGATGGTGGCGCGCGCCGGGGGACTATCGGCGTGGTAGCATTGGATCAACAGGGTAGAATAAGTGCTGGTACTTCTACGGGGGGGAAAGGATTAGAGCGTATTGGTAGGGTAAGCGATTCAGCTATGCCGGCGGGAAATTATGCTAATTCTACGGCCGGGGTAAGTTGCACGGGTATTGGAGAAGATATTATCGATGAGTGTTTGGCGGCTAAAGTGGTGATACGCGCTACGGATGGTTTATCTTTGAGGGATGCCATGGTTAAATCCATGACGGAAGCAAAGGAAAATCAACGGGATTTGGGTGCGATTGCGCTGAGTAGTGATGGGGA includes these proteins:
- a CDS encoding isoaspartyl peptidase/L-asparaginase, translated to MSNQITPKLIIHGGAGSSLKGKGGLEAVRQSLHQIVDEVYRALLVGKSANEAVILGCQRLEDEPRFNAGTGSVLQSDGQIRMSASLMDGEKQRFSGVINVSRVKNPINLAKTLQEEEDRVLSDLGSTELLRELNIPIYDPLTDLRLQEWMEERKDNFSRKMAGVVAEGDGGARRGTIGVVALDQQGRISAGTSTGGKGLERIGRVSDSAMPAGNYANSTAGVSCTGIGEDIIDECLAAKVVIRATDGLSLRDAMVKSMTEAKENQRDLGAIALSSDGEIVWGKTSEILLCAYHNGTKIDDSLEWNDGSLVDNR
- a CDS encoding phage holin family protein; this encodes MPQFIVTLLVTAVSMLITAQIIPGIQISGIIPSLVGAGVFGIVNSIIKPILVFFTLPFTIVTLGLFLFVVNAICFSLVGYFTPGFEVKSFFDALFGSIIVSLVSGFLSKFFDT
- a CDS encoding DUF1997 domain-containing protein, encoding MATEKPQPFAFSTQFRGSVDMYGEPKRVTEYLNDHQGWFVRCALPMKAEPFGDNGYTLIIGRYGAFGYEVEPQMSVILEPPHSGRYAMYSVHNPDFNHEGYEVNYHSQMEIVGIELTEMDESISEVWQQKSIDYLSKEFTRINWQLDLQVKVRFPKFIYKLPHNLIQKTGDNLLIQIIKQVSPRLSFKIQKDFHTRFDLPLPPKSSRSCEVVKS